Part of the Bombus huntii isolate Logan2020A chromosome 10, iyBomHunt1.1, whole genome shotgun sequence genome, ATCGTCAAGATACCCGGTTTCGATACAGCTTAGCCACGGATAACGATCCTACTTTGATTTTGTTAAATGAAATCCGCAAGATTTACCAATTgctttcgtttttttttttcttttttttaatattttctaatattatacatatttcccCCGTAAAGGCTGCATCGATTGACGCACTGTTTTCCGTCATACAAATCTTACCACCTGCAGCTTCAGTTAAACGTTCCGAAATTGATGCAACAGACATAGTTCTCCCGGGACTTTCTATTAATTACATTCATCTAAATTTTTAAGCTATGAATATGCAAATGTATGATCTTTACCAGGGCCATACAATAATGAAACTGATGGAGTCCGTTCTCTAAACACGTTAAAACACTTGCCTGTGCACCTTCACCTAATTTCGTGTCCTTAACATTTATTCTTCGAGGGAATTGCAGTTTTGAACTTTTCCTTTTACTTCAGCATTGATATgattataaatttgaaaaaaacgTCTTTTTACAGAATgttataaatgtatttcttaTACTGAAACATTTACGTTTTAATAACGAAGAccttgttaataataattaattattatacagggtggttggtaactggtggtacaagcggaaagggggtgattctacgcgaaaaaagaagtcgaaaatatagaatgaaaaatttttttttttaatttttccatcgagcaacgatctacagtgagatccgttataacgagacgtgatatagtgcacgcgtacccagcgaaaattcaaagtcgatttcctcgaaaacgaagccccaaacgaaaaatttttattctatattttcgacttcttttttcgcgtagaatcaccccctttccgcttgtatcatCAGTtcccaaccaccctgtatatatcaCCTGTATTGATCCATAAACGCTATCGTAAGTATTATACTTTAGTTACTATATTACACGAGCTTGTAAATGGTGAGGTGTTACAGTTGCTTACAGCGATCTGTCATCTGAACAGACACATCAAGTAGCTTAGTAAGCTGATTGTGAGATACGTTAGGATGATAAATCATCCAATCAGCTGTAACTTCAATTAAATTAGGTACTGAACACACAAAAAATgcctattataaaattatgaaaagttcataatttttattactgAAAAGATTTCCGCAGTCGACAAATTTATCTTTCAGTATAGAATTAACTGCATTGGACGTACTCTTTGCTTTCActtcatatttattataaattgtacACAAAATACAAGTCTCGCAGGAAGTATGTTGAATATAGAGATTCaccgaaataaaatatagtactgacaaaagtaaatataaaaaaagtgtTCAAAAAGTACTGATCTTACATACTATTTGAGAAGATACAATAATATCAAAGAGTGGAATATCTTCTACAAATGTTAAAATACTTTCAAGAAACAAATCATGTTTTAACTAttttaactaaaaatatctcaatTTTAGCTTCAAACATTATAACTAATATGTTCTCCTTTTGCATAATGAGATgcatgttttttttttgtttcttttttttgcccCCAATCTGATATTAAACATTCACCAATTAATTTGGCTTTAACCAATGGTAATTACACATTATAGACGACACACAGATACAAGTTCACGctcaataatttttgttttaatacaGCTATCTGGAGCAACTAATTCTgagattaatttttctatttactcAGAAGATATCTCACAATTCATCTCGATACATTTACTAATCATATCATTAAGAGTTTTTCCGTCACGAAATTTCAGATATACACCATCTGTGGAAGGTATACCATCATATGTACATATCAGAGGAACTTTATTATCCACTAGGTTGTCCAGAAGATCAATTATGTCTTGTAGTGGTGGGATATCTGGAGAAACACCTTGTAGTTTTAGTTTTGACATAAAATATCCAatctattttaaaaattagattaatagattaaatagatataaatacttttaaaatatattatcaaacatatattaaattataaccGACCTCTTTCAAACTATCAGGGTGAACCTTAAGTTTCTCCGGATCTACATACTCTCTACGACCAAGATCACGGTAGATAACTTCCACTCcaactttatttatattaagaaTACGTGCACGACAATATTTTCCATCAGTGGTCATTGCTAATACCGTTTGACCAACTTTTGGATCTTTTAAAAATGGAGctttagaaaagaaagaaaaatagttcttttttattttatacgagTTTATACAAAACTTTGTATTTAAGTttaattcttataaaatgttatCAACCATATTACGTACATGTTTCAGCGCATTTTCCAACAGTTTCCataataaagttatagcgtgcCACACCTAGAGCATCTAAGGGACGAACAAATAGATGTATATGATTTCGATAACCAGTAATGCATACCTGTAAAAATGGTTGTAATAAAGAAATGATACTTTGACGAAAAGCAGTAgcaaagtaaataaaataatagtaaaataataactatttttatctaaattaaaatcaaaaatCATACCTCACGTCCATTAGTCACATCACCACATAGTATTCCCACTTGTTCCACCGTTGGAATATAAGGCTTTACAGTAGCTTTTAACTCATAATCTCCATTAAGAATCAATATTTCAAATCCGTCTTGTTCTTCATTATCTGTTTGGCCTATTACTTTAAATTCAAGCGCTTCACCTTCCTACAAGTTATAGTTGAGAAATTAAGAAGTAACATACAATATACTTAACAGCATATTAGATACTGTACATCTTACCTTCAGTTTATGTGTAGCATCAGTTAATTCACATAATCCACCTAATGCAGGCATATCTAAAAGCGGTGGTTTGCATGTAGCAAGATGAAGAACAAACACTATTCTAGCTTGGTCTATCATAGCCATTTTTAAGTATGGTATCAGACATACAACATATCCCCTAATCCAATGTGTATCAAAGGTTAGACCAAATACAAAATCTCCTATATTTGgtctaaaaattaataatttttgcaaaatatattaacatttaatttgtttaattaatttgtttaaataatgtATGGGATATTGCTATTATTTACCTACGATTCTCCCATAGAGTAGCTTCCGGGATTACTGAATACATTTGCTCGAAAAAGTCATCATAATCTCTCTCAGGCCacaatgtaataccatatacacCCTCCCTTATTTCTGAAATAATTTCGAGAGTACCCACTTCTCCAACAGTTAGAGTATTAACTATACTATTTTGTTTGCAGAAAGAATAATTCGCTGGATCGTAAGCGAATAAATCTGAAGGAAGCACAGTTTCCTCATCATCTTTTGCAATAGTTGAGGTATTTGGATTTTGATCATTATTTGTCTGCATTACTTCCGATGTTGATACATCATTCTCATTTTTAACTTCAACATCAGCTACTTTGCTGGAATCAACCGATGTCATTTTTACACTTATTATATCCTCgtatttgaaatttgtatatttctcaCGAGCTTTTTGAGATAACCGAATTTTAACACAAAATCTTGGAATATACTTGTATTactcaattttaaattaaattattccaAACCCATTCTAAAAATTAGCAAAAGGATCCAAAAAGAACATCA contains:
- the LOC126870166 gene encoding uncharacterized protein LOC126870166 translates to MLVHNFHILVMHVFQIRNKVADVEVKNENDVSTSEVMQTNNDQNPNTSTIAKDDEETVLPSDLFAYDPANYSFCKQNSIVNTLTVGEVGTLEIISEIREGVYGITLWPERDYDDFFEQMYSVIPEATLWENRRPNIGDFVFGLTFDTHWIRGYVVCLIPYLKMAMIDQARIVFVLHLATCKPPLLDMPALGGLCELTDATHKLKEGEALEFKVIGQTDNEEQDGFEILILNGDYELKATVKPYIPTVEQVGILCGDVTNGREVCITGYRNHIHLFVRPLDALGVARYNFIMETVGKCAETSPFLKDPKVGQTVLAMTTDGKYCRARILNINKVGVEVIYRDLGRREYVDPEKLKVHPDSLKEIGYFMSKLKLQGVSPDIPPLQDIIDLLDNLVDNKVPLICTYDGIPSTDGVYLKFRDGKTLNDMISKCIEMNCEISSE